The DNA segment atgcctgactacttgttttgtttttttgtctgtctcccgtttTTAAACTatgtgcccgttgttgggcaaggattgtctctatctgttgccaaactgtacattccaagcgcttagtactgtgctctgcacacagtaagcactcaataaatacaaatgaatgaatgactgaatgaatggactaaaGCGCTCCCTACATTGCCCACATATACTGCAGAATTCATTAATCCTGTGTGACATTTCTGTAGTAGTGTTATTACTCTCGCTATAAATAAAAGTGGAACTGATTGAAGTCATTTTAAGAAGTGTAAGAAGttgttcattccaaatgctaGTGGAGAATGCTTTTCTTTTCAGGCACATATGCACCTATTCATGAATTTCACCATCTGTGGCATCTTCTTAGAGATGAAGGGAAACTCTACATCTATAAATGCTTTCCATTTATCCATTAGTTCCATGTAAAATAGACCACATTCACCTCAGGCACTCTAGAACTAATATTTGAGGAATTGAATATATTTTAAAGATTGTCAAGACCCCTTTTTAAGGATGAGGGCAAGGTGTTGAAATGGGTGGGAGAAGTGGTTGTAGACAGAGTCACAGATTCAGGAAAAGGAACCTGCATATCTGCTGTGGCAACTAGGATTAGGGAGACAGGAAAGAGACCTTGAAGACTGAAAAGAGAGACTAAAGAAATTCTGGCATTTCTACCAGTCTTTCCCAATCTCCAATCCTCCATCAGGTTTCTTTCCAAACTACCTTGTCACTCCTTTTTGAAGTTTTGCTGAATGAGAGGGAGTGCCAGGTAAATACGTGGGATTCTTAATCCCTCACTTAAGCCCTCAAATCACATGGATTTAGTGCACTGTCACCTTACAGGAGATAGAATTACGGTCAAGAAGTAATTGCATTAATCCATAACTACCTAAATATGAAATTCCTATTTTGCAATTATCATTCTTCAATTTTTGCATTCACATACTCTATGTgcctataaatatatatacatacatatgtatatacatatatacatatgtatgtatatgtaggtatgtatatatatatagatagatagatagatatatatctatctatctatatatatatatctatatatctttgAAGACTGCATTCATTCATCTAAAAAAATCAAGAGATCTTGAAGTACAATGGAGTGTATTATCTATCTTCACTAACATTTTTCCTGCTAGATAATTAAGGTCATGGAAACAGGGATAACCATGGTTCAACAGAAATTGCCAAATTAGCCAGTGGAAAAACTCAGCCTTCCCTGTCCTCTTATCGTTTTACAATTTGGCAGCAAAAAAGGACACTGGCAGGCAGGTGGTCCGAAGCCTGGGCATCTATTCATTCAAGCAGTATGTATGGTCACTCTTAATGAACTTGTGTGTAAAGACAAAAGAGAAGGAGTTAGGCACTGAAAGATCTTCTTTCACTGACTATTTTATCCTTCTGCTGCTGTCTTCCTCTATAGAAGATATCTCAGGAAATTATTTCACTGTCTGTTGATTCATTTCAAAACAGTTCTTAATTTATAGTTTAGTAAACTAGATAATGAAATAAATCTTTGTGATAAATTAAAAtaatagactgttagctcctctgtagactataagcttcttgtgggcaggaagagtttctaccaactttgttgtattcttccaagagctttgtacaatgttttgaacacagtaagtgcttaataaatacaattgattgacaaacAAAAAGATGTAAGCACCCACAGTATCATTGCCTCAAAatttatcatggcctagtggaaagagcacaagattgaGAATAAGGAAATccaggttctggtcccagctctgctatttgtctctggagagagaccttgggcaaaccacttctctgtgcttcagtttctctacCTTTAAAATAAGGATGAATGACTGTTTTGCCTCCCATTTAGcttgtgtctgatccaattagtTTATATCCACACCATATGACACttgaaaagtgcttaaaaataccactattattattaaataccaccattattatcttctGTTTATCTCAGTAAATAGTACATCATGGGAGATGACATTGGGCTAGCAACTTCAGATAATTTACACATTAatatggagaactgaggcactacCCAGGAAGGCAAAAGAACATTCTTCCCAACTTAAGAATGAGGCAAAAGAAGCAACTATTTGTTTGGTATAGTGTATATGTAAATCTGTGTGTATGCAAAATCAAATTCACACATATATGTCTGAAGCTTTACGAAAACTGGAAGGTTCTTGAGTTTGTTCTCTAGAGTATGCTAAAATTGTAAATAACTGCAAGTATTCCAAGTGAAAGAGAGTTTTAGAATTGGCAATGTACGTGGCTAGGTATGCATACAAATTAAATACACTACATAGGAAAGAATGAGAATTCCAATCTTGTTGCAGGAGCATACTTTCATGTATGTCCTTTCCTAATAATATAAGACTTTCATCCCTTATAGATACATATAAATGACTGTAGAGATGATATACTCTGTATATATGTGCAGATCAAAAGAATATACATAGGAACTCCACATcccaatgagggaaatgagaaggaACATTGGCACCAAACATGGAAAGGGTCGATTTGCCTTAAAAATAGAAGGTACACATCACTGGTAGGATAAACAAAAATTCATTAGCCCTTCATCCATACCAATATCATCCTACATCATCCAGAAACATTTTCAGCTACTCTTGATCATTCAAAACCAGCAGTAATGGTTGAACATCAATGAACATGCTCAAACacagcattttttaaaataagtCTTTACTGAATATATCAACAAGGTACTGTATAATGTAGAGTGAAGTTTTGAAGTTAACAATGTGTGCAACATGGTAGGTCTAAGAAGAGGGATAATGCAGATTTTCCAGCCACTAGCAGTCCAAGGTTAAGGGTAAAATCTACCAAACACAAACTATAACCAACTCAGCATATGGCTCACTGGATAATAAATCATTATGATTCATTTTTAATGAGTATACTTGGTGCCATACTACTCTTGTTTGGGATGCACCTTTGCTCAATGCTTTGTTTTTGCCAAATATTGAAACAAATTTGGAGGCACTTTTCTAAAAGTCTCCAATGTGTTTTCCTACACCAGCAAAATTCATGCCTGCTCCATTTTCCCTTTGTGCTACTCTCGTGGCTGTGCTACTTAAAAAACAATGCAACAGAAAAGAAAATCAACTGCCTGATTCATTAGCAAATACAGTACCACATTTGTGCAAGAATCTCTCTGATAAATCTTTTACAAACACATCCTCTAGTGCTCTATATGACCCTGTTGTATAATTTAGGGAAGGATGTAAGCTTCAGTTTCCTAGAATTATTCCTTGTGTGGGAAGGAGCATCAGGCAAGATTTGATGAGGCTTAGAACcagattaacttttttttttccttttggcacTCAGTTTAGATTTGTTGCTCCATGCAGCTGGATAGATAGGTCATGAGTAAAACCAGTATTCTCATTTGCTAAAGTAAAACTCTGTCTCTATTATAGGTTAGAGCAAAGAAATTCTATAAATGAAGgtttaaatgggaattaaccaCTTCACTGTCAAAAGCTGTGACCTGATCCACCTGTCTGGATTTGCTAGTGGAGTAGACTAGATACTCCCCAAGGGTTCACCAATATTGCCTTGTGATTGGTATTGATGGCTTGCTAACAACATTACAAGGTTTTCTCCCTTGTGGAGAGAAACATCCTTCCTCCTGTAAAATGACTGCAAAGATTATAATTAGCTCCAGGAAAAAAATGGAGCAGTATTATTAGCTACATCATTAGTACTTTTTAAAATCAGACCAGTTACGATACTATACTTTTTTCTTTAACCTCAGAGAAAACTACTGATATATTTTCAATGAACAGCAAGATAATTTGAAAATATAAGAATTATCGCAAAGGTGTACGCATTCCACTTGTTGGGTTCTTAGCACAAGCCCTAGGAAAGTAAAGGAGGGAACGCCAGGCGTTTCTACCTGAAAATATACAGTACAGCATGCTGTAAATGTCTGGTAAAATGACAGTGTCAGAGGAGGTACATACTCACTTCAAAAACAGTGGGTATTAACCAGAATGGTGGACACCAACAATGACTGTCATTAACATTTTTCTGATCATGGTATACCCTGTTCCTGTTTGCAGTGCTAGTAGGTTACATATTTCTTAGAAATGAGCATGTTATAATTACAGGATTCACTAGCTACTAGAGAGCCTGTCACTATTCTCAGATACTCTAGAATCCGAGACACTGATCCTATTTTCAGgagggaattttaaaaaaaatgaaacctgCTGTGTTGAAGATCAAGGTTGGCAATGCTGATTCAAAATGATATTTCTAATTGCAGCAGTATACTCTTCAGTAATGCTTTTTACAAGAGACTGGTTATAATTTTTTCAGGCAACTTTCTTCTCAGGACAGAAGTCTTCATTGTACCAGACTGTTCCTGCCAGCTCTCACAAGAAATTTACCAAATTCCATCAGTTGTAGTCTCACTGTTCCAAAGCTAACATTTCCAGAAGGCAAAGTTATCTCTGGAATGGTATATGCATGGGTAAATCAGAAATGCTAAACAGTGGTGCACAGAAACAAAACTCAAAATTTAAAGTGCCACTATCTGTACATAGTATCTACAGAAGGAATGTGAAGTGAGAAGCTAAAGTGATTATCTAGATGAATCCAGAAGACTCTTCTGCAACTaaggaaaataatattttttttggttttgtttttagctGAATTATCCAGAGTGGTTGCCAAGTTCAAAGGATAACTACACAACCAACTCCATCTTGCCTGTGTGGAGCAGATGAGTCATTTTTGTGATTAAAGAGTCTACCTAAGGGAATATAGTTGAAATACAACCACTTTGGATTAATTCACTGCTAATTGTTGTTTGGCTGACTGTACCTTAAAATTTGGTTCAGCCTCATTCTACAGCCAGACAAATATGAACTCCAGTCTGTTCTGCTTATGGTAGGTGGCCAAGATAATTAAAACATGTAACCTGGAGATACTGATGTGGAAATGCGAGgctactaggaaaaaaaaattgtatagGTCACATAAAGGTTGCACCACTGAAATAGCTAGAAAAAACAGCAGCTTTAGAGCCAAAGAATGAAATTTCAAAATTTGATTTTATCAAGAAGGTTTAAAGGATGCAGCTCTCAGATAATTCCTAGTTTCTCTCTCTAGGCATAGCCCTTCTACATCTAATGGATGAAAAATAGAATACTACTGTGCCCTCTCAGAAGAggcacacatttaaaaaaaaaaatgaggattacaggCTTGGACCATTACAActtccttaaaaaacaaaacaaaataaaaaacaaaaacctctatCCCCTGCTCTGGTAATACTAAACAACTATTTTCATTCTGTTGCCCTGACATTCTAAGTGAGATTAGTTATCTCTTTACAACTCCCAATGAAGAGGAAACTCACACTGAATAGAAACTAATGAAATTCCAACAGTGAAAAGTGCCAGATTGGATAAGCATAGGAGTCACTGAACAAAATGCTACTTTGGATCAACAAAAATTTGCCTGAAGAATATGGACAAAACAATCTTGGAGTTGGGTGTGTCCATGGCTGGACATTAAGTGTCCTCTGTGATTCCCATTAGAACACCGAGGGAAGACAGAAGctaaaggagagagagcattTGGACCCTCCAAACAAAATAgtttctttcattttccaaaaaTGTCTAAGTGGAAGACAAGAAattaggaaaaggaaaagaatataTTCAGGAAAAATATGATCCTCCAAATAATCATCAGtattccaaaaataaaaaaatcaatcctcCACATTTTTCTGCCATCCTCTTCTCACCTAAAACAATGTTCTgaactgatttttttcctttcaaatggTTTAGTTCAACCATCCCCTTATCTTTTCTGGTGAAGCTTCTGCCACTCAGGCAAAAAGACTGGATCATTATTCTGATTTATTTAGAGATAGTCTCCACGGAAATCTGAATGCTTTTCCAAATCTTATCAAATCCTCTTGGGCTGAAGCATCTCACAAGAAAAGATTTTCCTGTGATGTTTTAGTTATTTCCTGCTTTGTGTCAAACCAGGATTGGAGTCAGAACCTCTTTTCTCATAATATTTTGGCACTTCTACTTTAACTTATAACCAGGAAATACAGAAGAAGCAGGAAAACACATAGGTCAATTTTCATCTTATCTCAGTTTTGTTATCCAGTCCCTGATGAGTCCATTTGAATCTGCACTTATACCTTGACTGCCAGCACTTAACAAGGAATCCGCTCTTAAAAAGGAACCTATTCTGACAGCTTCGACAGCAAAGTGGTTAATGTGCATCGTAAGGAAGATTCAGTCTTTCCTTTGCCATGGCATTGGGTTCTCATTGTACAACCCTGTACAGTACTTCAGCaacatttttttaaagatttaaaaAGCAAAGAGTTACAAAACTGTTTGCAATTAACTTGAAATAGAAAAGATAGCACTTTTTTTAAATCCCATTATATAGTACACCGTATAAATTACAGAGTATTCAAATGCACAAATGCATCTGTGTAACATTTATcaaatgtatttgtgtgtgtgtgtgtcagtgtgtgtgcatgtttgtgtgtgtgtatgtgtgtcctcAGAGTCTCAGTTGTCCACTTAAGCATCTTGCTGCCTCTCACCATCACGTATGACAATGCTCCAGATCTGGAACGCTGCTATTGCAGTATCGCATGTTGTTGGGAATGTGGCAGTCTGTGTAATTAATGCCCCCATTTGGGGTGTAAATGGGTTGCAGTCTGAAATCTCCTTTAAGGAGCTGATCGTTATTTAAAGAGACAATCTGAAAGCTGGTTTCTGTCATCTCCAGGATGGAGTTGTCTTTTTTAGTGCCCGCCTCACAGTAATCATCTTTCCGCCGGCCCCGGTTGTATTTCCACTTCTGGGAGGTGTAGCGCCCTTTCTTGTGCATGTGCCAGCAAAAGATGCTGAGCAGGACCACAAGCACAAATATCACTGCCCCTCCAATTAAGCCAGCCAGCAGGAAGGGGGAACCCAGGCTCTGAGAAGTCGTCTGCTCATGGCTGGAGGCCGTATTGGAGGAGCCGTTGCTTAAAGGAGAGGCATCGGTGGTGGCTTCAGAACAGACTGTTTCTTCCCCGGCACGGTAATTGAAAGCATCCAACGGCACTAAACAAATCCGGTAGGTGGATCTGGGCTCCAAATTGACCAGGCTCAGGTGTTGCTTCTCGCCACTGACTATCCGTTCTTGTACGATGCCCCCTACCAGGCTATGCCCCATTTTGACCCAGGTGAGTTTGTATGCCATCACGGTGAAAATGGAGATCCAACTGACTTGAATGCAAGTGTCATTCACAAAATGGACAGAGAGCTGGATACGTTCAGCAATTGGAGGAGTTGCCCTGTCTCTGCCCTCCCAGTCAGGCACGGTGGGGAGTTTGGATTGGGTGGGCATTGGAAGAGTAGAGTTTTTGCTGGGGGTTGGAGCAGGCAAAGTGGCAAGCTGGGTGGTGGGTGTTGGGCTTGGGGATAGGGTGGCAAGGGACCGaacaggggtggtggtggggcatGACAATAGATTCATATTCAGCTCCCGGACAGCCATCCCCCGGACCTGTTCTGGCCCCTGGCACATAAAACCTCTCACATTGAGTGATGAGGGAATAAACCTAAGCCACTCGGTGACCCACTTGATGCTGCAGTCACAAAGCCATGGATTGTTCCTGGCGGTGAGCTGCTTCAGGTTGGAGAGATCATCGAAGACACCTTGCACCAGCATCCGCAGCTGATTGTTAGAAATATCCAGTCGCTCCAGCTTGTGGAGATTGGAAAAGGCTGTCAAAGGAATGTGAGTTATCTGGTTGTCTTGTAAGTAGAGTCTGACCAAGTGGGTACCTGGGAGATCAggtggaggatgggagagagaattCCTAACTATTGAGAACTCCTTGAGCCTGGAAAGGTGGCTGAAGGTGCCTTCGGCAATGCCCTTGTTGGTCAGGAGGTTGCCATCCACAATCAGGCGCTCCAAGCTTGTGAGGTTCTGGAAAGCCATGTCTGAGATCACGGCAATTCGATTTTCATCCACCCTCAGTTCTTGTAAGTCCACGGGAAGGCCAACTGGGACACTGCTCAGGTGGTTCTTGGACAAAAATAACAGCTTCAGGCTGATGGCCTCCCGGAATGCCCCATCTTCCACGCCCACAGTCGAGATGGAGTTGTCGTCCAGGTGCAGTTCTTCGAGCTTCAAGAGCTGGG comes from the Ornithorhynchus anatinus isolate Pmale09 chromosome 1, mOrnAna1.pri.v4, whole genome shotgun sequence genome and includes:
- the FLRT2 gene encoding leucine-rich repeat transmembrane protein FLRT2; the encoded protein is MGLQTMKGPIHRVSFLRSWVIISLGLSMQVSQSVACPSVCRCDRNFVYCNERSLTSVPLGIPEGVTVLYLHNNQINNAGFPAELHNVQSVHTVYLYGNQLDEFPMNLPKNVKVLHLQENNIQTISRAALAQLLKLEELHLDDNSISTVGVEDGAFREAISLKLLFLSKNHLSSVPVGLPVDLQELRVDENRIAVISDMAFQNLTSLERLIVDGNLLTNKGIAEGTFSHLSRLKEFSIVRNSLSHPPPDLPGTHLVRLYLQDNQITHIPLTAFSNLHKLERLDISNNQLRMLVQGVFDDLSNLKQLTARNNPWLCDCSIKWVTEWLRFIPSSLNVRGFMCQGPEQVRGMAVRELNMNLLSCPTTTPVRSLATLSPSPTPTTQLATLPAPTPSKNSTLPMPTQSKLPTVPDWEGRDRATPPIAERIQLSVHFVNDTCIQVSWISIFTVMAYKLTWVKMGHSLVGGIVQERIVSGEKQHLSLVNLEPRSTYRICLVPLDAFNYRAGEETVCSEATTDASPLSNGSSNTASSHEQTTSQSLGSPFLLAGLIGGAVIFVLVVLLSIFCWHMHKKGRYTSQKWKYNRGRRKDDYCEAGTKKDNSILEMTETSFQIVSLNNDQLLKGDFRLQPIYTPNGGINYTDCHIPNNMRYCNSSVPDLEHCHT